The segment GGAAATGGTCGCCTCGATGAACAAGAACCCGATCATCTTCGCCATGGCCAACCCGACCCCGGAGATCTTCCCGGACGAGGCCAAGGCCGCCGGGGCGGCCGTGGTCGGCACGGGCCGGTCGGACTTCCCGAACCAGATCAATAACGTCCTCGCCTTCCCGGGCATCTTCCGCGGCGCCCTGGACGTGCGAGCCAAGGATATCAACGAGGCGATGAAGATCGCCGCGGCCCGGGCCATCGCCTCTTTGATCCCCGACAATGAGTTGGCCGCGGACTACGTCATCGCCAAGCCCTTTGATCGTCGGGTGGCCCCGGCCGTCGCCGCCGCCGTGGCCAAGGCGGCCATGGACACTGGCGTCGCCCGGTTGCGGCGCGACCCGGCGGACATCGCGGAGAAGTGCCGGCTATTGGTGGAGAAGATCAACGGTCGCTGACCTGTATGCGCCGGACGCTGAGCCGGGCGGCCGGTTGGGCGGGGAGCGGGAATAGGTAGATTGGCTCGCCCCGGCCGCGATTTCGCTGGCCGGGGCGGCTGGTTGTCGGAAATCCTGGTCCCGTCGCCCGAGGGCCGGGCGGGTCTCGTCGCGGACGGGCCGCCGCAAGACCACACCCGCATCGGAATAGGGACCCGCCGCGACGGCCCTGTCTCGCTCGCGTTCGAAGGAAACTCGAACAGTAGGTGATGCTGCGTTGAAGTTGTACGAGTACCTGGCGAAGCAGGTCTTGGCCAAGAACGGGGTCCCGGTTCCGCCGGGGCGGGTGGCGATGAGCCCCGACGAGGTGGCCGCGGTGGCCCTCGAGATCGGCGCTCCCGTGGCCATCAAGGCGCAGATCCTGGCCGGCGGCCGGGGCAAGGCCGGCGGGATCAAGTTCGCCGACTCGCCGGAGCAGGCCCGGGAGGTCGCCCGGGGGATGTTCGGGGCCGACCTCAAGGGCTTCAAGATCGACCGGCTCCTGGTGGAGAAGAAGCTGAAGATCGAGAACGAGCTGTACGTCGGCGTGGCCGTCGACGGGGCGGCCAGGCGGCCCCTGCTGATCGCCTCCGCCCAGGGCGGGATGAGCATTGAGGAGGTGCCCGAAAAGGCCATCATCAAGCGGCCGATCGACATCACCTGGGGGCTATACTCATACACCGCCCGTGAGGTCGTCCGCCGCCTGGGGCTGACCGGAATCCCGGCCAAGAAGGTCGCCGACGTCATGGTCAGGCTCTACCGGATCTTCCGGGCCTACGATGCCGAGCTGGTCGAGATCAACCCCTTGATTATCTCGACCGGGGCCGGGCCGGGGCAGGAAGAGGTCATCGCCGCCGACGGTCGGTTGAACGTCGACGAGTACGCCCTGTACCGGCACAAGGACCTGCCCGCCGTGGAGGAGGGCACGGCCCTGGAGCGGAGAGTCAAGGACATCGGGTTATCCTACGTCGAGCTCGACGGGGACATCGCCGTCATGGCCAACGGGGCCGGGATGGCCATGGCCACCCTGGACATCCTGACTCGCTATGGCGGCCGTCCGGCCAACTTCCTCGACGCCGGCGGCGGGGCGTCTTCCGAGCCGATGGCCCAGGCCATGGACGTCCTCCTGTCGCAGAAGCCCAGGGCCATTCTGGTCAATATCTTCGGCGGGATCACCCGCTGCGACGAGGTGGCCAAGGCCATCCTCTGGGTCAAGCAGAACCGCGGGATCCCGGTGCCGCTCGTCGTCCGTCTGGTCGGCACCAACGAGGCGGAGGGGGTCCGGCTGCTCCAAGAGGCCGGCATCGTGGCCTACAAGTCACTTGATGAAGCGGCCGCCAAGGTCGTGGCCGCGACCAAGGAGGCGCGCTAGATGGCCATCTACATTGACGAGAAAACTAAGGTCCTGGTCCAGGCGATCACCGGCGGCCAGGGCGCCTTCCACACCAAGCAGATGCTGACCTATGGGACCCGCGTCGTCGCCGGCACGTCGCCGGGGAAGGGCGGGCAGGAGGTCGAGGGAGTCCCGGTCTACGAGACCGTCGAGGAGGCCGTGGAATCCCGCGGGGCCAACGCCTCGATCATCTTCGTCCCGGCGGCCTTTGCCAAGGACGCCATCTTCGAGGCCATCGACGGCGGCATCAAGGTCGTCGTGGCCATCAGCGAGGGTATCCCGGTCCACGACGCCATGGAGGTCATGGCCTTCGCCCGCGCCCACGAGGCGGTGGTCATCGGCCCGAACACCTTCGGCATCATCTCCCCGGGAAAGTGCAAGATCGGGATCATGCCGAATCAGATCTATGCCCCGGGCCGGGTCGGATTGGTCGCCCGCAGCGGGACCCTGAGCTATGAGATTGCCGCGGCGATGACCCAGGCCGGCTATGGCCAGTCGACAGTCGTCGGGATGGGTGGCG is part of the Bacillota bacterium genome and harbors:
- the sucD gene encoding succinate--CoA ligase subunit alpha; its protein translation is MAIYIDEKTKVLVQAITGGQGAFHTKQMLTYGTRVVAGTSPGKGGQEVEGVPVYETVEEAVESRGANASIIFVPAAFAKDAIFEAIDGGIKVVVAISEGIPVHDAMEVMAFARAHEAVVIGPNTFGIISPGKCKIGIMPNQIYAPGRVGLVARSGTLSYEIAAAMTQAGYGQSTVVGMGGDRVVGLNFVNVLKRFEADPDTEAVVMIGEIGGRAEEEAAEYVKGMSKPVVAYLAGKAAPPGKRMGHAGAIIERGRGTFESKVKALEAGGAAVAELPWQVPELLKEKLGK
- a CDS encoding malic enzyme-like NAD(P)-binding protein, coding for EMVASMNKNPIIFAMANPTPEIFPDEAKAAGAAVVGTGRSDFPNQINNVLAFPGIFRGALDVRAKDINEAMKIAAARAIASLIPDNELAADYVIAKPFDRRVAPAVAAAVAKAAMDTGVARLRRDPADIAEKCRLLVEKINGR
- the sucC gene encoding ADP-forming succinate--CoA ligase subunit beta, producing MKLYEYLAKQVLAKNGVPVPPGRVAMSPDEVAAVALEIGAPVAIKAQILAGGRGKAGGIKFADSPEQAREVARGMFGADLKGFKIDRLLVEKKLKIENELYVGVAVDGAARRPLLIASAQGGMSIEEVPEKAIIKRPIDITWGLYSYTAREVVRRLGLTGIPAKKVADVMVRLYRIFRAYDAELVEINPLIISTGAGPGQEEVIAADGRLNVDEYALYRHKDLPAVEEGTALERRVKDIGLSYVELDGDIAVMANGAGMAMATLDILTRYGGRPANFLDAGGGASSEPMAQAMDVLLSQKPRAILVNIFGGITRCDEVAKAILWVKQNRGIPVPLVVRLVGTNEAEGVRLLQEAGIVAYKSLDEAAAKVVAATKEAR